A single genomic interval of Camelina sativa cultivar DH55 chromosome 11, Cs, whole genome shotgun sequence harbors:
- the LOC104720885 gene encoding gamma-glutamyltranspeptidase 2-like yields MYIIAGTTEVFLNHFVHNMDPLSSVAAPRIYHQVIPNKAQYENWTTVYNDHFEIPKETRLKLEKKGHVLAPIAGGTISQLIVVQEPDKSSGGMSKLVAVSDPRKGGYPSGY; encoded by the exons ATGTACATCATCGCCGGTACAACAGAAGTTTTCTTGAATCATTTCGTCCACAACATGGATCCTCTCTCTTCCGTTGCGGCTCCAAGAATCTACCACCAG GTGATTCCGAACAAAGCTCAGTATGAGAATTGGACAACAGTGTATAATGACCATTTCGAGATTCCCAAAGAGACAAGACTTAAGTTGGAGAAGAAAGGTCATGTCCTAGCGCCAATCGCAGGAGGAACGATATCTCAGTTGATAGTGGTTCAAGAACCCGATAAAAGTTCGGGTGGAATGAGTAAGCTTGTGGCAGTAAGTGATCCAAGAAAAGGAGGGTACCCTTCAGGATATTGA
- the LOC104720888 gene encoding alanine--glyoxylate aminotransferase 2 homolog 1, mitochondrial: protein MAIQCQQLLKRAIDRATSSSGVHHRRALSLLRADFSTSTPQIPPFDHQPRPYNGPSADEVFQKRKKFLGPSLFHFYQKPLNIVEGKMQYLFDESGRRYLDAFAGIVTVSCGHCHPDILNAIMEQSKLLQHATTIYLHHAIGDFAEALAAKMPGNLKVVYFVNSGSEANELAMMMARLYTGSLEMISLRNAYHGGSSNTIGLTALNTWKYPLPQGEIHHVVNPDPYRGVFGSDGSLYAKDVKDHIEYGTSGKVAGFIAETIQGVGGAVELAPGYLKSVYEIVRNAGGVCIADEVQTGFGRTGSHYWGFQTQDVVPDIVTMAKGIGNGLPLGAVVTTPEIASVLASKILFNTFGGNPVCSAGGLAVLNVIDKEKRQAHCAEVGSHLIQRLKDLQKRHDIIGDVRGRGLMVGIELVSDQKDKTPAKAETAVLFEQLRELGILVGKGGLHGNVFRIKPPMCFTKDDADFLVDALDYSISRL, encoded by the exons atgGCGATACAGTGTCAACAACTCCTGAAGAGAGCCATAGATAGAGCTACGAGTTCTTCTGGTGTTCATCATCGCCGTGCGCTTTCCTTACTCCGTGCTGATTTCTCCACTTCTACGCCGCAGATTCCGCCGTTCGATCACCAGCCGCGTCCGTATAACGGTCCTTCCGCCGATGAAGTTTTCCAGAAACGGAAGAAGTTTCTCGGACCTTCTCTTTTCCACTTCTACCAAAAGCCT CTTAACATCGTTGAAGGGAAGATGCAATACTTGTTTGACGAGAGTGGTAGGCGATATCTAGATGCATTTGCTGGAATAGTCACTGTCTCATGCGGTCATTGCCATCCTGATATTCTAAATGCCATTATGGAACAGAGCAAGCTGCTTCAGCACGCTACGACCATATACCTGCATCATGCCATTGGCGATTTCGCTGAAGCATTAGCTGCTAAGATGCCTGGAAATCTTAAG GTTGTGTACTTTGTAAATTCTGGCTCAGAAGCTAATGAGCTAGCAATGATGATGGCTAGGCTTTACACTGGTAGCCTTGAGATGATTTCGTTGAGAAATGCTTATCATGGTGGAAGTTCTAATACTATTGGACTAACAGCTCTTAACACATGGAAGTACCCATTACCACAG GGGGAAATACATCACGTTGTAAATCCAGATCCATACCGTGGAGTATTTGGCTCTGATGGTTCTCTTTATGCTAAAGATGTGAAAGACCACATCGAGTATGGTACCTCTGGAAAAGTAGCTGGATTTATCGCAGAAACTATCCAG GGGGTCGGAGGAGCTGTAGAATTGGCTCCTGGTTATTTGAAATCGGTTTATGAGATTGTACGCAACGCTGGTGGTGTATGCATTGCCGATGAAGTCCAGACTGGATTTGGCCGAACAGGAAGTCATTATTGGGGTTTCCAGACTCAAGATGTGGTTCCGGACATAGTCACTATGGCAAAG GGGATTGGAAATGGATTGCCATTAGGAGCTGTGGTGACTACACCAGAAATTGCGAGTGTTTTAGCTAGCAAGATTCTGTTCAACACATTCGGTGGAAACCCGGTTTGTTCAGCTGGTGGACTTGCTGTTCTAAACGTTATTGATAAGGAGAAACGCCAAGCACATTGTGCTGAAGTTGGTTCACACCTTATTCAACGTTTGAAAGATCTGCAGAAAAGACATGATA TCATTGGAGATGTGAGAGGAAGAGGACTAATGGTTGGGATCGAGCTTGTGAGTGACCAGAAAGACAAGACACCAGCCAAGGCTGAAACAGCTGTCTTGTTTGAGCAACTTAGAG AACTTGGCATTCTCGTTGGAAAAGGAGGACTTCATGGGAACGTTTTCAGGATAAAGCCACCAATGTGTTTCACTAAAGACGATGCAG ATTTCTTGGTAGATGCATTGGATTATTCCATCTCCAGGTTGTGA
- the LOC104720886 gene encoding uncharacterized protein LOC104720886 isoform X2 produces the protein MWRNAAAKPEYATEDIAVWWDMNDCPIPEGYDARRVRPSIEGAFKKLGYSGPVSITAYGDQTQTPAHLLRGLSSTGVSVAHTMSESTSSSMFSDMVIWRGHRPPPATMMLISNQVADVFSWDLARLQQHTKYNLFLAYSVTSHIWSVLPSSAEWLWKELLMSSADEKVISSKLRAADFYCKSCGYQDEGVVKFRKHLSSRDHAMREIRNPCDWQLDPITRMWGRNYQAKPEHATAKIAVWWDMKDCPIPEGYDARRVRPSLEGAFKKLGYSGPVSITAYGDQRRTPDQLLRGLSSTGVNVAHTIPDVTYTRMYSDLHKWQKLNPPPATMMLISDTTDDFSRPLAFLQQLTKYNLFLAYSYRPYKMSILVTSAEWLWDSLLADTVSETRTHFLQRCSEEGEESTGMFYCKLCDDCDCKNLDDFRKHLSSKEHALEERRFIESKQLSEYEAQLSREAVIDNFPKSKRLRKTF, from the exons aTGTGGAGGAACGCAGCGGCGAAGCCTGAATACGCAACAGAAGACATAGCCGTGTGGTGGGACATGAACGACTGTCCAATTCCCGAGGGTTATGATGCTCGCCGGGTCCGTCCGAGTATAGAAGGCGCGTTCAAGAAACTAGGCTACTCTGGTCCTGTCTCCATCACGGCCTATGGCGACCAAACACAAACCCCTGCTCACCTCCTGCGAGGGCTCTCTTCCACTGGGGTCTCTGTTGCGCATACCATGTCCG AGAGCACAAGCTCAAGCATGTTTTCGGATATGGTGATATGGCGAGGTCATCGTCCTCCTCCGGCTACAATGATGCTCATATCCAATCAGGTGGCAGATGTCTTCTCTTGGGATCTGGCCAGGCTACAACAACACACCAAATACAACCTCTTTCTGGCTTATTCAGTTACTTCTCATATATGGTCAGTCCTGCCCTCTTCTGCAGAGTGGCTCTGGAAAGAATTACTAATGTCCTCCGCGGATGAAAAAGTTATCTCCAGTAAATTACGTGCAGCCGACTTTTATTGCAAGTCGTGCGGTTACCAGGACGAAGGCGTGGTGAAATTCCGGAAGCATCTTTCGAGTAGAGATCATGCAATGAGA GAGATTAGAAACCCTTGTGATTGGCAACTTGACCCTATAACGAGGATGTGGGGAAGGAACTACCAGGCCAAGCCTGAACACGCGACAGCTAAAATAGCGGTGTGGTGGGATATGAAAGACTGTCCGATTCCCGAGGGTTATGATGCTCGCCGGGTCCGTCCGAGTTTAGAAGGCGCGTTCAAGAAACTAGGCTACTCTGGTCCTGTCTCCATCACTGCATATGGCGACCAAAGACGAACCCCTGATCAGCTCCTGCGTGGGCTCTCTTCCACTGGAGTCAATGTTGCACATACCATTCCCGATGTTACATACACGCGCATGTATTCGGATTTGCATAAATGGCAAAAGCTTAATCCTCCTCCGGCTACAATGATGCTCATATCCGATACTACGGACGACTTCTCAAGACCTCTTGCCTTCCTTCAACAATTGACAAAATACAACCTTTTTCTGGCTTATTCATATAGGCCTTATAAAATGTCAATCCTGGTCACCTCTGCAGAGTGGCTCTGGGACAGCTTACTGGCAG acACAGTTTCAGAGACAAGAACACACTTTCTTCAGAGGTGCAGTGAAGAGGGCGAAGAATCTACCGGAATGTTTTATTGCAAATTGTGCGATGATTGTGATTGCAAAAACCTTGATGATTTCAGGAAGCATCTCTCAAGTAAAGAACATGCACTCGAA GAGCGTAGATTTATTGAGTCTAAGCAATTATCCGAGTACGAGGCACAACTATCCCGAGAG gcAGTAATAGACAATTTTCCAAAGAGCAAACGTTTGAGGAAAACATTTTAG
- the LOC104720886 gene encoding uncharacterized protein LOC104720886 isoform X1, translating to MWRNAAAKPEYATEDIAVWWDMNDCPIPEGYDARRVRPSIEGAFKKLGYSGPVSITAYGDQTQTPAHLLRGLSSTGVSVAHTMSESTSSSMFSDMVIWRGHRPPPATMMLISNQVADVFSWDLARLQQHTKYNLFLAYSVTSHIWSVLPSSAEWLWKELLMSSADEKVISSKLRAADFYCKSCGYQDEGVVKFRKHLSSRDHAMREIRNPCDWQLDPITRMWGRNYQAKPEHATAKIAVWWDMKDCPIPEGYDARRVRPSLEGAFKKLGYSGPVSITAYGDQRRTPDQLLRGLSSTGVNVAHTIPDVTYTRMYSDLHKWQKLNPPPATMMLISDTTDDFSRPLAFLQQLTKYNLFLAYSYRPYKMSILVTSAEWLWDSLLADTVSETRTHFLQRCSEEGEESTGMFYCKLCDDCDCKNLDDFRKHLSSKEHALEERRFIESKQLSEYEAQLSREASFLNVNYRFSTESSKMHIYLSDFSRKH from the exons aTGTGGAGGAACGCAGCGGCGAAGCCTGAATACGCAACAGAAGACATAGCCGTGTGGTGGGACATGAACGACTGTCCAATTCCCGAGGGTTATGATGCTCGCCGGGTCCGTCCGAGTATAGAAGGCGCGTTCAAGAAACTAGGCTACTCTGGTCCTGTCTCCATCACGGCCTATGGCGACCAAACACAAACCCCTGCTCACCTCCTGCGAGGGCTCTCTTCCACTGGGGTCTCTGTTGCGCATACCATGTCCG AGAGCACAAGCTCAAGCATGTTTTCGGATATGGTGATATGGCGAGGTCATCGTCCTCCTCCGGCTACAATGATGCTCATATCCAATCAGGTGGCAGATGTCTTCTCTTGGGATCTGGCCAGGCTACAACAACACACCAAATACAACCTCTTTCTGGCTTATTCAGTTACTTCTCATATATGGTCAGTCCTGCCCTCTTCTGCAGAGTGGCTCTGGAAAGAATTACTAATGTCCTCCGCGGATGAAAAAGTTATCTCCAGTAAATTACGTGCAGCCGACTTTTATTGCAAGTCGTGCGGTTACCAGGACGAAGGCGTGGTGAAATTCCGGAAGCATCTTTCGAGTAGAGATCATGCAATGAGA GAGATTAGAAACCCTTGTGATTGGCAACTTGACCCTATAACGAGGATGTGGGGAAGGAACTACCAGGCCAAGCCTGAACACGCGACAGCTAAAATAGCGGTGTGGTGGGATATGAAAGACTGTCCGATTCCCGAGGGTTATGATGCTCGCCGGGTCCGTCCGAGTTTAGAAGGCGCGTTCAAGAAACTAGGCTACTCTGGTCCTGTCTCCATCACTGCATATGGCGACCAAAGACGAACCCCTGATCAGCTCCTGCGTGGGCTCTCTTCCACTGGAGTCAATGTTGCACATACCATTCCCGATGTTACATACACGCGCATGTATTCGGATTTGCATAAATGGCAAAAGCTTAATCCTCCTCCGGCTACAATGATGCTCATATCCGATACTACGGACGACTTCTCAAGACCTCTTGCCTTCCTTCAACAATTGACAAAATACAACCTTTTTCTGGCTTATTCATATAGGCCTTATAAAATGTCAATCCTGGTCACCTCTGCAGAGTGGCTCTGGGACAGCTTACTGGCAG acACAGTTTCAGAGACAAGAACACACTTTCTTCAGAGGTGCAGTGAAGAGGGCGAAGAATCTACCGGAATGTTTTATTGCAAATTGTGCGATGATTGTGATTGCAAAAACCTTGATGATTTCAGGAAGCATCTCTCAAGTAAAGAACATGCACTCGAA GAGCGTAGATTTATTGAGTCTAAGCAATTATCCGAGTACGAGGCACAACTATCCCGAGAGGCAAGTTTTCTTAATGttaattatagattttctacAGAGAGTAGtaaaatgcatatatatttaTCCGATTTCTCTCGTAAACATTAA